The sequence AAGTGGGTTTCAGGAGTTGCAATCCttaaaaaatcaaatcagaaaaTCTGCAAGCTGCAAAACATGATAGGTGCattgaataatttttgtttttgtggtcatTTTGATCATTATGTGATGTACTTTGTTACAAGCTGTTTCAGCTTATTATTATAAGTTCAACAAAAACATGGATGGGTTTTCTTATAAACTTCGCGAGTAAAATATTGTCTGGGTAAATTTTATGCAagatctttaaattaatttatcttaCTTTTTTGAAATACGAAATTTGTGGAGTAACAGTCTCTAATTAACGTTCTTTAGGATAGAATTCCAATAAAACTTTCCCTCTTGGAATAACTTTCCTTTTGCCATGAAAGACTTGTATAACATCtatatgtttttacataaaatcatacttcataaggtaaagaacattctgtgaaaatgtaacattgaTATTTTTAGTATTGACTGAGGATTTAGAATAAGGTCTTCAGAATAAGACATTAAcatgtgctttttaagtaataataaacagccaatgtccCTGTAATAGTCATGTTAATAACCaactagttaatattgagaattggacactaaagtgttactaatatttttattaggaaTTTAAAGTGAGAAACGTgcataaaaagcatgcattttaaggttagacTCTAAATTTTGATGTAAAATCCACTGTTGTATGGTATATAAATGTTCTACACAGTATTAAGTTCAGTTACAtaagaagtaactgtaattaaattacagaaaaaaataagagcAATCCCTTACTTTCCCTTACTCAAgggaaaagtatttaaattacagtaactaGTTACACCCGACACTGTAACGATGTAATTTTCTGTTTCCAGGCATGGTGCAGAAGTTGGACCAGAAGCTTCCGGTTGCTAACGAGTACCTGCTGTTGTCCGGCGGGGTCCGGGAAGGCGTGATTGACATGGATCTGGACGAGTTGACGGTGTACGCGCGGGGAGCTGATTACGACATGGACTTCACGTTACTGGTTCCTGCGCTCAAACTCCACGACCGAAACCAGCCGGTCACACTAGACATGCGTCACTCGGCGCTCTGCCACTCCTGGCTCAGCCTGCGTCTGTTCGACGAGGGAACCATCAACAAGTGGAAGGACTGTTGCACGGTTGTAGACCATGTTAACGGCGCCACCAATTACTTTTTCTCACCCACGCTGGTGGCCGACTGGTTCTATGAATCCATTAGCATGGTTCTGGCGGAGATTCAGAAGAAGCCGCAGCGTGGCGTCCCGCGCGTCGAGAAGGTCGAGCGCAACGCAACCGTCATCTCCATCATTTTGGGCGTCGGAGGCAGTCGGATGCTGTACGATGTTGTTCCAGTTGTGTCATTCAAAGGCTGGCCAGCGGTGGCCCAAAGCTGGCTAATGGAGAACCATTTTTGGGACGGGAAAATCACCGAGGAGGAAGtgattattggttttttttttttgcctgcttGCTCTTCTACAGGCCAGAAGGAAAACGAATGGCGCTTGTCGTTTGCGCGCAGCGAGGTGCAGCTGAAGAAGTGCATCTCTGCGAGTCTCATGCAGGCGTACCAGGCTTGTAAAGCTCTGATTATTAAGCTTCTCTCTCGACCCAAAGCCATCAGCCCGTATCACCTGCGCTCGCTCATGCTTTGGGCCTGCGACCGCCTGCCGCATACGTACTTGGCGCAGGAAGATTACGCCGCGCACTTTTTGCTCGGGTTGATCGATGACTTGCAGCACTGCTTGGTGAATAAGACCTGTCCGAATTACTTTATCCCGCAATGCAACATGCTAGAGCACCTCAGCGACGACACGGCCATGCTGCATGCGCGCAAGCTGTCGTCTGTTCGCTCCGACCCAGCAGAACACTTGCGAAGCGCAATAGAGCACGCTAAAGCCGCGTCGCGACTCACGCTTGAGCTCCAGTGGCGTGGAGGAAGCTCAAACTTGTCGTCTCCCCTGTTAGAAACCGGAGCCGATCAGCAACCAGACGACCGGCTCGCGAAGAAACTCCAGCAGCTGGTCACAGAGAATCCTGGGAAGTCCATCTCAGTCTTCATCAACCCAGACGACGTCACGCGACCTCACTTTCGCATCGATGACAAATTCTTCTGAAGCCACCCCAACTGATCTGATTGGGTGCTGGCTGCAGATGACCTCACATTTCCACTGATGACAAATTATTCTGAAGCCACGCCCTCTGATCTGATTGGGCGCTGATTGGGGATGAGCTCAATTTTAcatccatgatacatttttctgaaaccacgcccactgaTCTGATTGGGCGCTGCCTGCAGGCGACCTCATGCAACTTCATTTTTGCATTGATGATTTTTCTGAAGCCACGCC is a genomic window of Cyprinus carpio isolate SPL01 chromosome B15, ASM1834038v1, whole genome shotgun sequence containing:
- the LOC109046909 gene encoding protein MB21D2; protein product: MAAPALSSRASSAGSSPTATPSSTKHVPQAPELDFRSGARIEELNRLIAEFSKHEQREYDDQRALEIHTAKDFIFSMLGMVQKLDQKLPVANEYLLLSGGVREGVIDMDLDELTVYARGADYDMDFTLLVPALKLHDRNQPVTLDMRHSALCHSWLSLRLFDEGTINKWKDCCTVVDHVNGATNYFFSPTLVADWFYESISMVLAEIQKKPQRGVPRVEKVERNATVISIILGVGGSRMLYDVVPVVSFKGWPAVAQSWLMENHFWDGKITEEEVIIGFFFLPACSSTGQKENEWRLSFARSEVQLKKCISASLMQAYQACKALIIKLLSRPKAISPYHLRSLMLWACDRLPHTYLAQEDYAAHFLLGLIDDLQHCLVNKTCPNYFIPQCNMLEHLSDDTAMLHARKLSSVRSDPAEHLRSAIEHAKAASRLTLELQWRGGSSNLSSPLLETGADQQPDDRLAKKLQQLVTENPGKSISVFINPDDVTRPHFRIDDKFF